The DNA window AACGGAATTGAACAAATTCAAGCCAAGTGGTAGAATTGGATTTGAGTCGAACTTCACTAAATTATTAAGAGAAGGCTCAGAAAAAAAGGATTACtccaaatttttacaaaacCTTGTTGAGTTAACTCCAGGTTCGATTGATTTGGAAGTCAGATCATTAAATACAATGGAGccatttgaagaaattgctTCGTTTATTGAAGCCTTGACTTATGGTCTAAAAACAAACAAGAACTTCGAATTATATGAAACTTTCATGACTCTGTTGTTTAGGGTACACGGTGATATAATTAATTCCAACAatcaagatgaaaaaataaaagaaacattGCATAATTGGGAAGACCAACGTAAGGAGTTTGATAGGTTGGATGATTTGGTTAAATTCTGCTCCAGTGTCACTAATTTTGTCTCAAGCGCATAAATAGATTAATATACTAATATAAAAGTATTACATgatgtgaaatatttactgTCATCATATTCTCAACTGATCTTTAGTTTTTTATGGCCActaatatatttataacgattttttttttaaaaaaaagatacaTAATGTTAGCAGAAGTAATGAATGAGTATGAATGTGGGAGTAGGCAATAGTAGCAATAATGGTAATAAGACTACAGAGTTGGATCAACTGTTCAAAAATGTGATAAAGAATCATAAAAGTACAAAGCTGAGTGATACGATAGATGAAATCAACCGGAATAACCGTTATATAATGGAAACTCAATTCAAGAAGCTCTTAAAACTGCATGACAAATCTTTTAATGAGAAAAGTGTTCTACCAATGTATGAATTGTACAAAAAATACTACAACTTGGTTGAAAATGACCTTAATATTCAAAACGAAGCTGCCATCCTAGATAGAGATTTACGAATAATTGAAATGACGATAggaaatattaaaaaacaaATACATAGTAATATATACTGTTCATATATGCTCGAATTTATGCTAGTCCCTTTGCTGCATTTTCCCATTTTTGTGTTTCGATCCAACCTGcattgataattttgattgcATCTTGTAAATTTACAGGATCACGTAAAGGTTTATCGTCTAcaaccaattttttatagATCCTGGTATAACAATCCTTTGGAACCGAGCTGAATTTCTCTCTACGTTCACGCAACTGCTCAGGAGTGAGTTTTGTTAGGTCTTGACTCCAAAGCGTCCTTCTTTGATTCCATATCATTTCACCTTGATGAAATGGCTCTCCTACTAATTTTCGAAGCTTACCACATTCTTTGACTGAATCGTAATTATCAAACGTAACGTTGTTAAAACTGTTCCTATCTTCCTCGGcagcttcttcatcttcatctgaGGTATCATCCGCGTTTTGTACATTGGAGGACGTTGTAAATTCCTCCGTGGGTTCGTCActtaatttcatttcaagATTACCTCCTCCTTGTCGGGTATTGAACCTCTTTATCGAAAATGACATAGACGCTTTGCTGTCTCTCTCAGTGCTTGATGCTTTATTCCATATACTTTTTTGTTCCGCAAACAGagaatcaattttttcatcactAGAGCTACTGCCATTTTCCTCCAACGAGTTCAAAGTTTCATGTGCAATCTTCTTGAGAAAGACCTTCCATCTGTGGAATGGGTAATGAAACATCGATTTGAGACTGGTgtttttattattcattttgGAAACTTGATGTATTAATTATTAGAATAGTAATGGATGgtagaatatttgaaaagatgaCGCAAAAAAAGAGTAGATTAATAGAGGAATATAAGTAATGTATTTGGAAAGAAATCGTTATTTCCCAATAAACAACTTGTGTGATATACACCAGAGTagattccaaaaaaaaaactatcTGTCAGTTCTGATTAGATTAGACCCTgaacaaatttcaaattattgcTATTAGTAGATACGCTGGCCCAGCCAAATTAGATATGCCACACTGTTATATGCTATAAGCCTTAACGGGTATACTAGAAAATGCGATAGTGTCTACAGATATATATGACTTGAACCTACATGGAGATTTACTATTTAGTTACAAGTAgtaatttttatttttgttaCACGCGCTGCACATGCAAGGCCATCGTCACTACAAACGGCTATTGCAAATAAATTGGAATAGCCTGTTGCCATATGCTTGTTTGGGTTTAACGTTGTTATGTCTGTTGGATAGCTCTGTATGGTATTTCAACGGCCTGGGCGAATCCTTCCTCACCGTGTCTTTTAAatgagaaattttgatccaACCAATCGATCAACGACGGTAGATGCTTCAATTCCATTAATTCTTTCAGTAGCAGCTTATTTGACTTCATATTTTCGAACATACAATACAGGTGATGTTGAATCAATGCAAAAGGTAGGGCTCCGTGCTCTGTAACAATGTACATGAATCTTTCTACGCATTTCCACGGACACGTTTTGTAACCATCAAATAAGGCTGGATTGCTCAATATGCCTCTTGCTGACATTACACCTTGTACACCTGTGATCTTGGCAATCTTTTGCATGTCCTCATCGTTGAAACAATCACCGTTTGCGACGAAAATAGAGTCTGGATATTCGGTTCTTACTTGTTCGacaatgaatttgattgcCTTTAAATCAACGGGCTCGGACGATCTAGTGGTTCTGGTTCTTCCATGAATGGTAATCCAATCCACTCCAACTTTGCACAGGTTTTTGCAAAGTTTCACCGTTCTTTCGGGCTTCCCATTTTCATGAAttctaatttttgtttctaaACGCAATGTGCTACCATATTTGTCTTTCACAGCTTTAACCATATCGATCAATAAATCCTCATTGTAAATCATAGCACACCCGATTCCTTCCCTGACCTGTTCTCGTATAGGACATCCACAATTGATACCGATACCATCTACATAAGGTCCAACCATCTCAATAAATCTCATCAAATCTGTAACATTGTTAACACCCACCTGAGCAATGGTACAACCATCTTCAGAATTTATACTCAAATCACTAATCCTAGCATTCGAATTTCTCACGTACTCTCTGGCCAAAATCATTGGAGTATACGTTATTTCCgtattataaaatttacaTAATTCTCTGAACGATAACTTCGAATACCTAACCATCGGGCCCAGCACTGTTGTTATATCGTTATTATCTTGCAGGAGAGTCAACGGATCAACTTTCATACTGCCTTTCACACAATTTTCTAGAGCTATTAATTGACttcaattcatttattcaacttttgattttttttcatcaaaaaaatttttttatttaatttatttgatgtTACAATGAATGTAATTACAGTTATTAACAGGAATAACAGATTCAATAGTATATTCACAATGAGGATGCCTATTATATGAGTAATGGTTCTCTTGCGTAGCATCATGTTTCTTAAATCGTTGGTGAAATCCATTctaaaatttaaatttgaatctggTTTAACTAAAAAGTGGGAATGGCTTGGCTTGTTAATGACAATTGATATTATGTCAACGTTACTCGGAACAGTTACTACATTGTCAATATGAATCTTATTTAGCCATTCTAATTGCCACAATTCGAGTCTTGATGTATGTGAGTTCAGTAATATGGTATCATTTTTGGTGATACAAATTATTGGCATTTCGAGAACATAAAGGGGTAAATCATTGGCTTGAATAGAGATCTTgacattttgtaaattgaATGTTTCCAATTCTGATTGACAATAAAAGTCGAAAGCGAAATCCAATTCGTAGTTGATAAATTCTCGTAAGGGTATCTTTTCTGAAATTCCATTATTATCGAGATTAATCAAGTCATCATTCAAAGAGATTCTATCAATATcttgtttgaaaattaGTACATCTTCTACTTTTCCTTggtcaaattttgatatagGTACGAATTGTAACGAATCGTCTGGAATCAATCTTGTATAGAAATCAttaaatattaaaattgataaaggACCGACTACAACGATTTGTAGAAGTAAAACTACGAAAATGTAACAAACATATTGTAACAACTGAAACGGTTTAGTAACGTTTATCTTCATATTTGCTCGATGTTCTGTATTTTCTCTACGTCCCTTGAGAAGTACTGTTTTTTACGTATATTTTTTACAGTTCAGATTtaagtattttttttgatgtAAATATACAAATATGTATTATGTATAAGATTCACGTATAACTTAATGAGTGGAATGACCTCTATGGTACTTCAAACCGTTCAGATTTTTATAACGTTTCCCACAAACCTCACAACGATAAGGTTTATCCTTTTCATAGCCCATGCCATCGGGATAAGGCTCATTTGAATCAGGATCTAATATGGAGAAAGTTCCATCTGGATTCTCATgcaatttttgattctgatgACCATGTATCCTATGATATTTCAAACCGTTTTGATTCTTATACGTCTTTTCACATCCAATGACTGGGCATTTGAATGGTTTATGCTCTTCATGATCCATTACGTACAATCTTCTTGCTGGATCATCTATATAATTATCAgtttttttaaatattgtATCCATGGAATGACTGCTCGTATTATGCATGTTATTGTTGTTTGAATTTGTAATTGGGGTGGTTGCAGATGTACTTGTTGTTAcctcatcatcttcatcatcatcatccatttcactttcttcgGAGTCTGATACGGAGACTTCGGATTCTTCGATCGGTCTTGTATGATGGAAAGGTgacaattttgataaatcaCCATCGTTCATAAAATCTAGATTGATTGTCTTATTACTATTAGTTTGTGATTGTGGTTTGAATGAATAATACATTTTATTTGTGGTAGTCGGTATTTTGACATTCGAATTAACTGGGAAGAATACATCGTTAGTAGATACAGCATCTACAACATTGCCATTTAAGAAGATTGAATTTGTATTTGCGGTTTGTTTTGTCTTGCTATTATTATCGTTATTGTTATGATGTAACGTTGATGAATGGTTCAATTGAGACGGTTTTAATTGTTGCTGTATGATATGTTTTTCCATTATAGTAGAAGATGTTGAAGATGACGGTACTGTTGTTGTAatatttgttgttgttgttgttggaTAAGGTTTGGCGTTCCTGAtttgtttttgattttttgagAATAAATCGTTTGAATGAGAGTTTGTTGTTGGATTTATGAGTTGATTATTACcagtaataatattattattattgttaataTGAGCTTCCTCATAATGTTTTAGAAGATCATGTAAACCAGGTAGTGAAAGCCCACAACAAGAGTAATCTTTACAATATTGTTCTTCCAAATTTGGAAGATAAGCAGAATGTGGAGAGGTTGAAGAGATTGTTCTCAAGTTATTAATGGTTGATAGTCTTCTATAAGTGATATTTCCATTACTATTGTAGTTATTACTAATACTGTTAATGTTGTTaccattattgttattgttattactaTTGAACATAACTTCGTCTTTCAGCCAGGAACCGATCGTCAATGAACCCCACGAGACACCACCCATTCCTTGAGAATGTGCTATTGAATCTCTTCTCAGTTTTGTAGCGTTGCTGATATTGGAGGGGGAAGTGGAGAGCAAAGAGCCGGGATggttattgttattattattattactattattggaaaattgcttatgaatattattattgatggTATTAGTTGGACTGATACTCATTGAAGGAGGGTTAGAATATGTATTATCATGATCATTAAAGTTGTTCCTAGCTGCGAAGACTTGattatttataaaaatggAAGGGGTAGCCGAGGAGAAGGCGTCGTTATAGTTGCTATTATTACGACTAGTGTTGTTGATAGCAGTTGAAGTGGAAGAAGCAGCCATGCTAGTTGTATTAGAGGTATTTGATGCGGTGTTACTATTGGAGACAGCCATATTCatgattttattacaaaaaaaaaataaaataaattaaagcactattattactttttttatttaatttattgatcTATAGTGGTAGATTTTTTGTGGGGAAAAAACTTTAGATACGTAATAGCCAACCTCTATAACCTTTAAACTTATACCAATACTTACAGTATAAAACCCTCCCAATGCGAAATGGGTAttcttatataattttggataaatcaagaaaaccgttttatttctttttccttcgCCCGTCCTCGAAATCTGCGCGAGTCGAGTCGACTCGCgcagagagagagagagagagagagagacTGACTGACTGAGTTTCTTGTTGCGGGTAAGCGATGAATATCATACCGTACGGAGACCGTATTACTTGGTTTCTTCACGTAACGACTGTCCCAAATATTGCATCCATCTTACCAGGATGCTGCTACATTCCTTGTCATGACATTCCGCCCCAGTGTGCCGGTGTGAAACTACACTTTGGGCGAATATGAGATAACGAAAATCCCCGCCCGGGTAACCCTTGCTGATTTTCTTCGCACTCGAAAGAATTTGTATGATGGATGCTGTCGTGCGTTTTGTCTCGCTCATCGCTTgtgaaaattatttattgatggTGGTGGGAGAAAAGAAAGGACGGAAACggtgaaatttttcaagctcatctcatctcatctcTGTTTGTTATGTTGCAAGATATATTAAGTAGAGGTAAAGTACAAATAATGAGTGTGGAAAATAAACGTGCTGCTGACTCTGGTGAGGTGGCTGTGAAGAGACAGGATACGAGAGATTCTAAAGGTATTGCCCATTTGAAACCAGAATATATTGTCTCTACGGTTACTTCTCATGCCGCGCCAGTTCAatataatgatgaagaacAAACATCTTCAGATCGTCAATTGGATTCAGGCacaaacaagaagaaaaattataataataataagaagaagaaaagaggaCAGAATAAAGATAGGGATAATCGTCAAGTAAAGGAGAAAAATGCGTTGTGTCCAAAATTAATCGTGTCAGGTAACCCTGAAGATTGTTTGTTCGGTGAAACTTGTAGATTCAATCATGACGTAGAAGCATATCTGAAAGATAAGAAACCTGAAATCAAAGTTGACACTTTTAAAGTTTGTCCTGTTTGGGAAACATTGGGTTACTGTCCAATGGGTTATAAATGTAGATTTTTATCAACACATTCCACCGAATCAAAACCTACAAATGTCACTGTAGCaaataaagaattgaaCCATATTGCATTCGATAAGAAGAGTGATTTaattaagaaaagatttCCATTTGAGAAAAGTGAAGAAATCCTGGAGATTCTCGATTCTTTCCAACAGGAACAACgtgatttgaaatcaaatgaCAATACAGAGGAAGCAACCAATACAGCTTCTACCGTAGATTGTCCTCAAGTGAGACATAGAAATGCTGAAGTAGACTCAAAGAGGGAAAGACAAAAGGACTTATACAACAAATACAAAGATACACGTTATTGGtccaatgaaaaaaaatcgcTTGATTttaagagaaagaaaatcttgTCACCTTTAACTACAGTCGGTAATTTACCATATCGTAGATTAATGGTTAAATATGGTTGTGATGTTACGTACAGTGAAATGGCACTAGGTGTTCCATTAATTCAAGGTACTAATTCTGAATGGGCATTACCAAAGTGTCATTCTtcagaaaaagaatatggTGTTCAAATAGCATGTTCTAAACAATGGCAAGCTGCTAAAGCTACCGAGGCTTTAGTTAGTCACATCAACAATGTAAACGAAGTCAATTTGAATTCTGGTTGTCCTATCGATTTATTATACAGACAAGGTTCTGGCAGTGCATTATTAGATAATCCTGCTAGATTAATTCGTTGTTTAAATTCGATGAATTATGTATCTGGTGACGTTCCCGTGACAGTGAAGATTAGAAGTGGTACAAAAGATGGTCATGCAATTGCAGATTCACTAGTTAAACGATTAGTTTGGGAAACTGACGTTGCTGCGATTACATTACATGGTAGAAGTAGGCAACAGAGATATACAAAATTAGCTGATTGGGACTATGTATCACTAACCGCCAAATCATTAAGGGAGAGTGAATTAGAATTTTCACAGAGTGaacaattcaaagattcaCATAGTCGCGATAAACCTATTCAATTTGTTGGTAATGGTGATGTTAATAATTGGGAAGATTGGTACAGAATATTAGATGGAGATTCTAACATTGATAGTATTATGGTTGCAAGAGGTGCATTAATTAAGCCATggatatttgaagaaattgaatcacAACAATATTTAGATAAGACACCGGTGGAAAGAGTAGATATTTTACGTGATTATTCAAGATTTGCTATGGAACATTGGGGTACAGATGAATATGGTATTTCACAATGTCGTAGATTTTTCTGTGAATTTATGTCATTTTTCCATAGATACATTCCAATGGGTATATGTGAAAGATATCCAGTGAAATTGAACGAAAGACCACCAAATTGGATTGGTAGAGACGACACAGAGACTTTACTTGGTAGTACGGACGTTAGTGACTGGATTAAATTGAGTGAAGTGTTTTTTGGTCCCGTCGATGATTCATTTGTCTTTACACCAAAACATAAGAGTAACTCGTACCAACAACCTTCTAAATAGGTATATATACAAGAATGCATGGGGGTGTACGGCTCACcaacattttcttttctactCCAACAATACAAATTGATTTACGAAGCATGAAAcaattgttttttttgccttGTGATATTACAATTGACACATGCACGTGCCGACGAAACAGCAGCGGAATGGAACCAGGCACTTGTTCCTCCCGTGGAAAATAGGcacaattttttgtttactCCATTCTACTCTCTGCTGGCTCGGCTTCCGCTTGTTACGTGgccagaaaaaaaaaaaaaaaaataagacCAGCTGCTGGTCCGTGTCTTGTTTACGTCCCTGATGGTTTGGCTATCGCGCTACCCTACCTGAACCACTGAAGTTACCGTACGAGAAGCATGAGCTGCGCGGACggaggaaaaagaaaaaaaaaaaaatttagcaCCAAGAAAAATGCGCTCAGTGGCCTCCGTTGCGCGGCGACGAATGGGAATAATTCGAAATGtagagaagaaaaggacAGCgacgaaaaaaaaaaaaattaaaattaaaaaaaaagagacgACGACAAGAATTGAATCGCGCAGAGTATTTAAGCGGGACGGATTAAACAGCTCGTCTTCTCTGAAAAATTCcctattttttttccctccTTCACAAATTCTCTTATAAAGAGACTGAATACTGAGAAAAAcctaaaattttttttttttttttaataaataaaaaaagagcaAAGGGCtacaaaaagaattagaaaacagaaatttttttgattattaAACAGCGACAGGGTAAACTCCTTTTTCTAGTTAATAAACTCACATAAATCTTTCAACGAATAAGAGATACGAAATACCCGCCCAAGTGTCCCTGTTTTCACCATGACCGACAGTATTGACCCTATTCAACAAGCCACTACTGTTGCCGCAGCAACACCCAGTATAGTCGATGACACACCATTGGAAACCACTTCTGTTACCAGTGATATAATCACTGAACAAAAACCTACCAATGTTGAGGAGACTACTACGACTATTACCGCTACTACAGATTCACAACTTCCTGCTCCAATATTGGACTCACAGGACAAGAATCTTGAACAGGTTGTAGATGGTACTCAAAAAACACCAATGGTTCCAGCTCCGGCTCCTCCTCAGGAACCTAATATGAATAATTTACCAGAGGTTCCAATACCAAAACATCAACAAAGACACGCTTCAATGGCAATAAAAGCTGTTAAACGATTAAAAGATGCAAAGCCTTTCTTAAAACCCGTAGATATAGTCGCTCTAAATATACCTCTCTATTACAATTATATTGATAGACCAATGGATTTATCCacaatggaaaaaaaattaaatgtaAATGCTTATGCGACtccagaagaaataatgaaCGATTTTAATCTAATGGTTCATAATTGTATTAAATTTAATGGACAAACTGCAGCCATCGCTCAAATGGCAAGGAATATTCAAGCggcttttgaaaaacataTGCTTAATATGCCTGCGAAAGAATTGCCCGTGTCTAATACACAAACTAAGTCTcgtaaaagaaaaaataatggtaCTGATGATGTAGATGATACCCCTGTAATCATAAGAAGAGCTCAAACTCATAATGGTAGACCAAAGAGAGAAATTCATCcaccaaaatcaaaagataTTTATCCATATGAAAACCCAAAACCCAAGTCCAAAAAACTACAACAAgcaatgaaattttgttcaaataTAGTTAAAGAGTTGACAagcaaaaaatattcttcatttaattATCCTTTCTTAGAACCAGTTGATCCAGTGGCAATGAATTTACCAACCTATTTCGATTTCGTCAAAGATCCAATGGATTTAGGTTCAATTGCTAAAAAACTAAGTAATTGGGAATATAATTCAATGGATCAATTCGAATCGGATATAAGACTAGTATTCAATAATTGTTACGCTTTTAATCCAGACGGTACTATCGTCAATATGATGGGTCATAGgttagaagaaatttttaacaATAAATGGGCTGATAGGCCTGCTTTTAATGAGGATATGGATAGTGATAGTGAAAGTGAAAATAGTGTGGATTACTATTACGATAATGGTAATGCAAACTATGAGtctgatattgatgaaagttTAATAACTAATCCTGCAATTCAATATCTAGAAGAACAATTAACAAGAATGAAAGTTGAATTgcaacaattgaaaaaacaagaaCTAGATAGAatcagaaaagaaagaaggtTGGCAAGAGGTACAAAAAGATCATCAAGTGGTAGGAGAGGTTCCgcaaaattaagaaaatcaaatcatCACCAAAAATCAAGtaagaagaaattcaaaaccGTAGTTACTTACGAAATGAAACGACTTATTACTGATCATGTCAACGACTTAGATACAGATGATTTAGCAAAAGTTGTTCATATTATTTCCCCAGGTGCTaaattagatgaagaaatcgaGTTTGACTTAGATGCCTTAGATAATGACACCATTTTAACTTTGTACAATACCTTTTTCAGAAAGTTCGATGAATCTGCAAATCTAAGCGGTGCTATAGAATCAAATCATCGCGAGGCCCCTTCACTATCACCCACTAATGgtgtaaataaaaaaagaagatcaaaaGCATTGACGGAGGAAGAACGTACAagacaaattgaaaaaattaaaaataaattggCTTATCTGGACCATGCTTCTCCAATTAGTCAGAACGCATCCCCAACAAATACTGCCTATAGTAACATTAATAGAAGTCTGAATACAACTTCCTCCTCCtctgatgatgatagtGAAAGtgaaagtgaagaagagTGAGCTTAAGTTTTAGTGaaaattctatttttttcaaatattttttttggttggTTTTTTATTGGTGTGTATGTTAATTGCTGGGAGGGGATAATGAGATATGCTTTATACAGAACGCAGTTCATTACCCATTGTATTAAATAGAGATAAGTAAATATTAGAAGGGTAAATATTAAATGcattttagaaaatatagtatctttctttttttctattcagcttatttttcataaccgtttatataattttcgAGTATCTTCGAAGAGAAAAAACCATCAGAAGTATAAATTTCAAGACTAAATTGACGAAATAAGACAGAGGATAGCCTATAGTATGACTGCTCAGTTCTCGAAAAAGTCCATTGAGGAGCTATATCAGTccttaaaagaaattacaCAGGACGATGATATCCAGCTTTtcgaaaataaaatatcaaagataGATTTAtccaatgaaaatgaactAGACGATTCCACCATAAAGGAAATTTTCCTGAAGCCAAGTAATCAGCTGTCCTGGGATCTATTAGACCTGGTACAATCCGTACCTGAGACCGACTTTCTCGATAATTCAAGGAATTCCTACGACTATAAATCTTTCCTAACGATTCCAGATTATATTTCACGATCTTCgtattatttcaaaagaaaaggtcTTGACGGCAAAATTGCTAGTTTTAGAGAAGAGGTTTCTTTAAAAGAGATAGCAAATGCAAATGCATCCAACTCTTTATCATCTAGCAGAAATTTAACTCATCATGGTAACAAAATAAGAGGTTCAACGAGTCAATTACCTTTTACGCCAGGCGGACTGGCAATGCAAAAATCTATGCAAGTCTCAGATCCCTCTCTCAATAATTCTAAGGAGCTGCTACCAAAGGATGCGAATGGTTTGTTCAATGTCCCACCAGGCTTCAAGAGAGGGATAATACCAAGTGAAGAACCTACTCTGGTagaagttgaagaagacTTTAAACACTTAAATGAATTTGGCAATGAAGCTGAGATCGAACAAGAAATACTTGACAGGAGGAGAAGGGAGGAAGAACTAgctgaaaaaaatctatCTGACAATATTATGAAGAGATCAATGGGTAATGCACATCAAGAATTAGCTGAGATAGATGATCTATTACCAATGGATATCGACTTTGGTAGATCCGTTGCCAAGGTTAACAATttactgaagaaaaaagagtGGGCTCACACAGTTGATCTTAACCATAAAATCGAGAATTTTGAGGAATTAGTACCAAATCCTGCGAGGACGTGGCCTTTTGAATTGGATACCTTCCAAAAAGAAGCTGTTTATCATTTAGAACAAGGCGATTCAGTATTTGTAGCTGCCCATACTTCTGCTGGTAAAACAGTAGTTGCCGAATATGCCATTGCGATGGCCAAAAGAAACATGACCAAGACAATTTATACTTCTCCTATCAAGGCACTTTCAAACCAGAAATTCCGTGATTTTAAGGAAACATTTCAGGATGTTGATATTGGTCTTATAACTGGTGATGTACAAATTAATCCAGAAGCCAACTGCTTGATCATGACaactgaaattttaagatCCATGTTATATCGTGGGGCTGATCTGATAAGAGACGTAGAATTCGTTATATTCGACGAAGTGCACTATGTGAATGACCAAGACCGCGGGGTTGTTTGGGAAGAAGTCATTATTATGCTTCCTCAGCACGTGAAGTTTATTTTGCTATCTGCTACCGTACCAAATACGTACGAATTTGCAAATTGGATAGGTAGAaccaaacaaaaaaatatttacgTTATTTCCACGGCTAAAAGACCAGTTC is part of the Kazachstania africana CBS 2517 chromosome 1, complete genome genome and encodes:
- the SEI1 gene encoding seipin (similar to Saccharomyces cerevisiae YLR404W; ancestral locus Anc_4.266), with protein sequence MKINVTKPFQLLQYVCYIFVVLLLQIVVVGPLSILIFNDFYTRLIPDDSLQFVPISKFDQGKVEDVLIFKQDIDRISLNDDLINLDNNGISEKIPLREFINYELDFAFDFYCQSELETFNLQNVKISIQANDLPLYVLEMPIICITKNDTILLNSHTSRLELWQLEWLNKIHIDNVVTVPSNVDIISIVINKPSHSHFLVKPDSNLNFRMDFTNDLRNMMLRKRTITHIIGILIVNILLNLLFLLITVITFIVTSNKLNKKIFLMKKNQKLNK
- the GAG1 gene encoding Gag1p (similar to Saccharomyces cerevisiae YLR407W; ancestral locus Anc_4.272) — translated: MNNKNTSLKSMFHYPFHRWKVFLKKIAHETLNSLEENGSSSSDEKIDSLFAEQKSIWNKASSTERDSKASMSFSIKRFNTRQGGGNLEMKLSDEPTEEFTTSSNVQNADDTSDEDEEAAEEDRNSFNNVTFDNYDSVKECGKLRKLVGEPFHQGEMIWNQRRTLWSQDLTKLTPEQLRERREKFSSVPKDCYTRIYKKLVVDDKPLRDPVNLQDAIKIINAGWIETQKWENAAKGLA
- the DUS4 gene encoding tRNA dihydrouridine synthase (similar to Saccharomyces cerevisiae DUS4 (YLR405W); ancestral locus Anc_4.269) → MKVDPLTLLQDNNDITTVLGPMVRYSKLSFRELCKFYNTEITYTPMILAREYVRNSNARISDLSINSEDGCTIAQVGVNNVTDLMRFIEMVGPYVDGIGINCGCPIREQVREGIGCAMIYNEDLLIDMVKAVKDKYGSTLRLETKIRIHENGKPERTVKLCKNLCKVGVDWITIHGRTRTTRSSEPVDLKAIKFIVEQVRTEYPDSIFVANGDCFNDEDMQKIAKITGVQGVMSARGILSNPALFDGYKTCPWKCVERFMYIVTEHGALPFALIQHHLYCMFENMKSNKLLLKELMELKHLPSLIDWLDQNFSFKRHGEEGFAQAVEIPYRAIQQT
- the SFP1 gene encoding zinc-coordinating transcription factor SFP1 (similar to Saccharomyces cerevisiae SFP1 (YLR403W); ancestral locus Anc_4.265) encodes the protein MNMAVSNSNTASNTSNTTSMAASSTSTAINNTSRNNSNYNDAFSSATPSIFINNQVFAARNNFNDHDNTYSNPPSMSISPTNTINNNIHKQFSNNSNNNNNNNHPGSLLSTSPSNISNATKLRRDSIAHSQGMGGVSWGSLTIGSWLKDEVMFNSNNNNNNGNNINSISNNYNSNGNITYRRLSTINNLRTISSTSPHSAYLPNLEEQYCKDYSCCGLSLPGLHDLLKHYEEAHINNNNNIITGNNQLINPTTNSHSNDLFSKNQKQIRNAKPYPTTTTTNITTTVPSSSTSSTIMEKHIIQQQLKPSQLNHSSTLHHNNNDNNSKTKQTANTNSIFLNGNVVDAVSTNDVFFPVNSNVKIPTTTNKMYYSFKPQSQTNSNKTINLDFMNDGDLSKLSPFHHTRPIEESEVSVSDSEESEMDDDDEDDEVTTSTSATTPITNSNNNNMHNTSSHSMDTIFKKTDNYIDDPARRLYVMDHEEHKPFKCPVIGCEKTYKNQNGLKYHRIHGHQNQKLHENPDGTFSILDPDSNEPYPDGMGYEKDKPYRCEVCGKRYKNLNGLKYHRGHSTH
- the BLS1 gene encoding Bls1p (similar to Saccharomyces cerevisiae YLR408C; ancestral locus Anc_4.273) — protein: MNVGVGNSSNNGNKTTELDQLFKNVIKNHKSTKLSDTIDEINRNNRYIMETQFKKLLKLHDKSFNEKSVLPMYELYKKYYNLVENDLNIQNEAAILDRDLRIIEMTIGNIKKQIHSNIYCSYMLEFMLVPLLHFPIFVFRSNLH